A stretch of the Gemmatimonadota bacterium genome encodes the following:
- a CDS encoding efflux RND transporter permease subunit: MIRGVVRTAVTRRVTVLMVALAATAFGVVGFSRLPLDLLPDITYPSITVRTEYPDTAPAEVEYLVTRPVEETVGVMRGLREIHSISRSGVSEVTLEFGWGADMDELSMDVREKLDRLQLPEEVEDPIVLRYDPALDPVMRMALTGSDDLAFLRRVAEEEVKESLETIPGVAAARIKGGLEEEIRVDLRQGRLAALGVEPSEVARVLAASNVNQPGGALESKESRYLVRTLNEYETVEEIGELAVSGSGGAVVRLRDVAEVVRGSKDREEITRVDGRESVEIAVHKEGDGNAVAVSASVREKIALIEEALPDGMEVVVLFDQARFIRRSIREVRGALLLGGLLAIAVLFFFLRDARPTLVIATSIPLSIVVTFILMYRMGVSLNIMSLGGLTLGIGMLVDASIVVLEAIHRKRADGLSRAAAAIEGTCEVGGAVAASVLTTVAVFLPIVFVEGIAGQLFRDQALTVTASLVASLVVALTVIPMLSSLGGGGSAKAGHTRGRGRGTRAYERFLHAVLDRRGLTLGVASLLFLAAVAIVPRLGRELVPELTEGEFHFEVTLPEGTPLTVTDRVMASMEEAARAEPGVARVFSSVGSRLVAGGLSMKTQDENLGQVDVVMENRTDSDAEALAAAHLREQYAAIPDLSTRLARPSFFSLSTPVELVFHGEDLDALAAYLSELLPRAEAIPGFVDARSSLESGNPELSVVFDRDRLASLGLTVRDVSDALHHRVMGTVASRFREAERHIDIRMRNREIDRDSIEDIENLIVSERGGIPIKLSAVAELEAARGPSEIHRIQQGRAAILAGEVSGRSLGAVSEDLAGVVRAFPPPAGISWEEGGQNREMSVSFDSLRFALLLAVFLVYLVMAGTFENLLHPLLILFTLPLALVGIVAGLGLGGHTLNVISLLGTIFLAGVVVNNAIVLVDAINRNRRQGMETREAVVEAALVRLRPIVMTTLTTVLGLVPMAVSFGEGSELRAPLAMVVIAGLAVGTLLTLAVIPALYLTVPGRVSEEGDLAAELAAAEAGTPEAAS, from the coding sequence ATGATTCGCGGGGTTGTTCGCACGGCGGTGACCCGGCGCGTCACGGTGCTCATGGTGGCGCTCGCGGCGACCGCGTTCGGCGTGGTGGGATTCTCCCGTCTCCCGCTGGATCTCCTTCCCGACATCACCTACCCGTCCATCACCGTCCGCACGGAGTACCCGGATACCGCGCCCGCGGAAGTGGAGTACCTCGTGACACGCCCGGTCGAAGAGACGGTGGGCGTCATGCGCGGATTGCGTGAGATTCACTCCATCTCCCGGTCCGGCGTATCGGAGGTGACGCTGGAGTTCGGCTGGGGGGCGGACATGGACGAACTCTCCATGGATGTTCGCGAAAAGCTGGATCGCCTTCAACTCCCGGAGGAAGTGGAAGACCCCATCGTGCTCCGATACGACCCCGCGCTCGATCCCGTGATGCGGATGGCACTCACGGGATCGGACGATCTCGCGTTCCTGCGCCGGGTGGCGGAGGAAGAGGTGAAGGAGTCACTGGAGACGATTCCCGGCGTGGCGGCCGCGCGGATCAAGGGCGGTCTGGAGGAGGAGATTCGCGTGGACCTCCGCCAGGGGCGACTGGCCGCACTCGGTGTGGAGCCGTCCGAGGTGGCGCGGGTGCTTGCGGCGTCCAATGTGAACCAACCGGGCGGCGCGCTGGAATCGAAGGAAAGCCGCTACCTTGTGCGAACGCTGAACGAGTACGAGACTGTGGAGGAGATCGGGGAGTTGGCGGTCTCCGGATCAGGGGGCGCGGTGGTGCGTCTCCGGGATGTCGCCGAGGTGGTGCGCGGATCGAAGGATCGTGAGGAGATCACTCGCGTGGACGGGCGCGAGTCGGTGGAGATTGCCGTGCACAAAGAGGGCGACGGGAATGCGGTCGCCGTGTCGGCGTCGGTGCGGGAGAAGATCGCCCTGATCGAAGAGGCCTTGCCGGACGGCATGGAAGTGGTCGTCCTGTTCGATCAGGCTCGCTTCATTCGCCGATCGATTCGGGAGGTGCGGGGCGCGCTTCTTCTCGGCGGCCTTCTGGCGATTGCGGTCTTGTTCTTCTTCCTGCGCGATGCTCGCCCCACACTGGTGATTGCCACATCCATTCCGCTGTCCATCGTGGTGACCTTCATCCTGATGTACCGCATGGGCGTGTCGCTGAACATCATGTCGCTGGGGGGGCTGACGCTCGGGATCGGTATGCTGGTGGATGCGTCGATTGTTGTGCTGGAGGCGATCCACCGAAAGCGCGCGGACGGTCTCTCCCGTGCTGCCGCCGCCATCGAAGGCACCTGCGAGGTGGGCGGCGCGGTGGCGGCATCCGTGTTGACGACGGTGGCGGTGTTCCTGCCGATCGTCTTCGTAGAGGGCATTGCCGGGCAACTCTTCCGCGATCAGGCACTGACGGTCACAGCGAGCCTCGTGGCGTCGCTGGTCGTTGCGTTGACGGTGATCCCCATGCTGTCTTCGCTCGGCGGCGGAGGGAGCGCGAAGGCGGGCCACACGAGAGGGAGAGGCCGCGGCACCCGGGCGTACGAGCGCTTCCTTCACGCGGTCCTCGACCGGCGGGGGCTGACGCTTGGCGTCGCGTCTCTGCTGTTCCTCGCGGCCGTGGCGATCGTGCCCCGGCTCGGGCGCGAGCTGGTCCCCGAACTGACGGAGGGAGAGTTCCACTTTGAGGTCACTCTTCCCGAGGGGACGCCGCTCACGGTGACGGACCGGGTGATGGCGTCCATGGAAGAAGCGGCCCGCGCGGAACCGGGCGTGGCGCGAGTGTTCTCCAGCGTGGGAAGCCGCCTTGTGGCGGGCGGGCTTTCCATGAAGACGCAGGACGAGAATCTGGGGCAAGTGGATGTCGTGATGGAGAATCGAACCGACTCGGACGCAGAGGCTCTCGCCGCGGCACACCTTCGCGAGCAGTATGCCGCAATCCCGGACCTTTCAACCCGGCTGGCGCGACCGTCCTTCTTCAGTCTGAGTACGCCGGTCGAACTGGTGTTTCACGGGGAGGATCTGGACGCGCTCGCCGCATATCTTTCCGAACTGCTTCCCCGGGCGGAGGCGATCCCCGGCTTTGTCGACGCGCGAAGTTCGCTTGAATCCGGGAACCCGGAACTGTCGGTGGTCTTCGATCGCGACAGGCTGGCTTCGCTCGGACTGACCGTTCGAGATGTCTCTGACGCGCTCCACCACCGCGTCATGGGAACCGTCGCGTCTCGATTCCGGGAGGCGGAGAGACACATCGACATCAGGATGCGAAACCGAGAGATTGACCGGGACAGCATCGAAGACATCGAGAACCTGATCGTCAGCGAGCGTGGCGGCATTCCGATCAAGCTCTCCGCAGTCGCGGAACTGGAAGCGGCGCGGGGTCCATCTGAGATTCACCGGATTCAGCAGGGTCGCGCGGCGATCCTTGCCGGAGAGGTGTCAGGCCGGAGTCTGGGTGCCGTGTCGGAAGACCTGGCCGGAGTCGTGCGCGCGTTTCCGCCCCCGGCCGGGATCTCGTGGGAGGAAGGCGGCCAGAATCGAGAGATGAGCGTCTCCTTCGACAGCCTGCGGTTCGCGCTTCTGCTGGCGGTCTTCCTGGTCTATCTCGTGATGGCCGGGACTTTCGAGAACCTGCTCCATCCACTTCTGATTCTCTTTACATTGCCGCTGGCTCTGGTGGGCATTGTGGCGGGGCTGGGACTGGGCGGTCATACGCTGAATGTGATCTCGCTCCTGGGGACGATCTTCCTTGCCGGGGTGGTGGTGAACAACGCCATCGTGCTGGTGGACGCCATCAACCGGAACCGTCGTCAGGGTATGGAGACGCGGGAAGCGGTGGTGGAGGCGGCGCTTGTGCGTCTGCGCCCGATTGTGATGACCACGCTGACTACCGTGCTGGGACTCGTGCCGATGGCGGTGAGCTTCGGCGAAGGGTCGGAACTTCGCGCCCCGCTGGCCATGGTCGTGATCGCCGGGTTGGCGGTGGGAACCCTCCTGACGCTGGCGGTGATTCCGGCTCTCTACCTGACGGTACCCGGGCGCGTATCCGAAGAAGGGGACCTGGCCGCGGAGCTGGCCGCGGCGGAGGCCGGGACGCCCGAGGCCGCGTCGTGA
- a CDS encoding efflux RND transporter periplasmic adaptor subunit — MRHFLRTFAVTLPFAVGLSLLLVFPGCGGEDAAEESPAVEKHGAQRKGGRGKRPGGGESVPVAVELARVGTVSAYHASTTTLAAESHAEIWARATGVVREVFHEEGDEVAAGDELLRLEDDDAVLRLRQAELGVEKARAEHRRRDAMREAGILSDEEFETAENTLALAQAERDRAGLELSWTRVRAPFTGKVTARLTDLGANVAVGTPLFAMMDTDPLLARIHIPATRMGSVAEAQEIELSVDGCSEPLRGVVHLVSPVVDPTSGTVKVTAEIHEAPESVRPGDFARVRIVTARHENTLIVPSIAVFEDRGESVVFVVEDGTAVRRTVTTGFVEGDDTELTEGVAEGERVVVKGQRKLKDGAPVEIPEAPESS, encoded by the coding sequence ATGAGACATTTTCTTCGCACTTTCGCCGTCACACTTCCGTTTGCTGTCGGGCTGTCGCTTCTGCTTGTGTTCCCCGGATGTGGGGGGGAAGACGCGGCTGAAGAGTCCCCGGCCGTTGAAAAGCACGGGGCGCAGAGGAAGGGAGGCCGCGGCAAGCGTCCGGGCGGCGGGGAGAGCGTACCGGTGGCGGTGGAGCTGGCGCGAGTCGGAACGGTGTCCGCTTATCACGCATCCACCACGACGCTGGCCGCCGAGAGCCATGCGGAGATCTGGGCGCGGGCCACGGGCGTGGTGCGGGAGGTCTTCCATGAGGAGGGGGATGAGGTCGCGGCAGGTGACGAACTGCTGCGTCTGGAGGACGACGATGCGGTACTCCGCCTGAGGCAGGCGGAACTGGGGGTGGAGAAGGCGCGGGCGGAGCACCGTCGGCGGGATGCCATGCGAGAGGCGGGGATTCTCTCCGATGAGGAGTTCGAGACCGCGGAGAATACGCTGGCGCTGGCACAGGCCGAGCGTGATCGCGCCGGGCTCGAACTGTCCTGGACACGCGTGCGCGCGCCGTTCACGGGGAAGGTCACGGCGCGACTCACGGATCTCGGCGCGAATGTGGCCGTCGGGACGCCGCTCTTTGCGATGATGGACACAGACCCGCTGCTGGCACGCATTCACATCCCCGCGACGAGGATGGGGAGCGTGGCGGAGGCGCAGGAGATCGAGCTTTCGGTCGACGGCTGTTCCGAACCGCTCCGTGGGGTCGTCCACCTGGTCAGTCCTGTGGTGGACCCGACTTCCGGAACGGTGAAAGTGACCGCGGAGATTCACGAAGCGCCCGAATCCGTGCGCCCCGGCGATTTCGCGCGGGTACGGATTGTGACGGCGCGTCACGAGAACACACTCATCGTTCCTTCGATCGCGGTCTTTGAAGATCGAGGGGAGAGCGTGGTCTTTGTGGTGGAAGACGGCACGGCCGTGCGCCGGACCGTGACGACCGGATTCGTCGAAGGGGACGACACCGAACTTACCGAAGGCGTGGCCGAAGGAGAACGCGTTGTCGTGAAGGGGCAGCGCAAGCTCAAAGACGGCGCGCCGGTTGAGATCCCGGAAGCGCCGGAATCCTCATGA
- a CDS encoding alpha/beta fold hydrolase: MTRRLVFTALAVVLFTLPAAAERREEGNLVLDGVPEIPQRIVDKTNQYMNVRSASFSDWIPGGGLLISTRFGETRQLHRVEKPGGARRQLTFFHEPAGSGSFGNDPGWFLFTKDAGGNEASQIFRYDLSTGEAVMLTDGEAQNGGPVWSNARDRIAWRSTTRNKRDHDIRVMDPLHPGKERIALETEGYWFPMDWSPDDRFLLIGNYISITESYFWILDAQTGEKRPVGNHGAANGATISYGDALFGAGGDEVFYTSDEGTEYRTLRVAPVGSTDAEELSGAIPWGVGSMRMSEDRTKLAFTVNADGADQLFVMDTRSREYRAMDLPLGILGGTSFSEDGSTIAITFTRPSAPGDVYTIDLESGELTRWTESEVGGLDTSLFRDSELVHFPTFDNNPDGSPREIPAFLYKPAGEGPFPVVMNIHGGPESQSRAWFSYTTQYLVNELGCAVIYPNVRGSNGYGKSYLKLDNGFLREDSVKDIGALLDWIAAREDLDEGRVGVMGGSYGGYMSLAALTHYSDRLRAGVDIVGISNFVTFLTNTKDYRRDLRRAEYGDERDPAMHAHLEKISPTNHVTKISVPLFVIQGANDPRVPASEAEQIVTAVRESGREAWYMLALDEGHGFRKKTNRDAMGYALALFWETYLLQE, translated from the coding sequence ATGACCCGTCGTCTTGTGTTCACTGCTCTTGCCGTCGTCCTTTTCACACTCCCGGCCGCGGCAGAGAGGCGCGAGGAGGGGAACCTCGTCCTCGACGGCGTTCCCGAAATCCCGCAGCGGATTGTCGACAAGACAAACCAGTATATGAATGTCCGCTCCGCCTCGTTCTCGGACTGGATTCCCGGAGGCGGGCTTCTGATCTCCACACGATTCGGAGAAACGCGTCAGCTTCACCGCGTGGAGAAACCCGGCGGAGCGCGGCGGCAGTTGACCTTCTTCCACGAACCGGCAGGCAGTGGGTCCTTCGGAAACGATCCCGGATGGTTTCTCTTCACGAAAGACGCGGGAGGAAACGAGGCCAGCCAGATCTTCCGGTACGACCTTTCCACCGGAGAAGCCGTCATGCTTACCGACGGCGAAGCCCAGAACGGCGGCCCCGTCTGGTCGAACGCGCGGGACAGAATCGCGTGGCGAAGCACGACGCGAAACAAGCGCGACCACGACATCCGTGTCATGGATCCGCTCCACCCCGGGAAGGAGCGGATCGCGCTGGAGACGGAAGGATACTGGTTTCCGATGGACTGGTCGCCGGATGACCGCTTCCTCTTGATCGGGAACTACATCTCCATCACGGAGTCGTACTTCTGGATTCTGGACGCGCAGACCGGAGAGAAGAGACCCGTCGGGAACCACGGGGCCGCGAACGGCGCCACCATCTCCTACGGCGACGCGCTCTTCGGGGCCGGCGGCGACGAGGTCTTCTACACCTCCGACGAGGGCACCGAGTACCGCACCCTTCGCGTCGCGCCGGTAGGTTCGACGGACGCTGAGGAGCTGTCCGGGGCCATCCCGTGGGGTGTCGGGTCCATGCGGATGTCGGAAGACCGCACGAAGCTCGCCTTCACGGTGAACGCCGACGGCGCGGACCAGCTCTTCGTGATGGACACCCGCTCGCGGGAGTATCGGGCGATGGACCTTCCGCTGGGGATTCTCGGTGGAACGAGCTTCTCGGAGGACGGCTCCACCATCGCCATCACCTTCACGCGTCCGAGTGCACCGGGAGATGTCTACACGATCGACCTCGAGTCGGGAGAGCTGACCCGCTGGACGGAAAGCGAAGTCGGCGGACTGGACACCAGTCTCTTCCGCGATTCGGAACTGGTGCACTTCCCCACCTTTGACAACAACCCGGACGGCAGCCCGCGCGAGATTCCCGCGTTCCTCTACAAGCCTGCCGGCGAGGGGCCCTTTCCCGTCGTCATGAACATCCACGGCGGCCCGGAGAGCCAGAGCCGCGCGTGGTTCTCCTACACGACGCAATACCTCGTGAACGAACTCGGCTGCGCCGTCATCTATCCGAATGTCCGCGGATCCAACGGATACGGGAAGTCGTACCTGAAGCTGGACAATGGATTCCTGCGCGAGGACTCCGTGAAGGACATCGGTGCGCTGCTGGACTGGATCGCGGCGCGGGAGGATCTCGACGAAGGCCGCGTCGGCGTCATGGGCGGCTCTTATGGCGGCTACATGAGCCTCGCCGCGCTCACGCACTACAGCGATCGACTCCGCGCGGGCGTCGATATCGTGGGGATCTCGAACTTCGTCACCTTCCTCACGAACACGAAGGACTACCGGCGCGACCTTCGCCGGGCGGAATACGGTGACGAGCGGGACCCGGCCATGCACGCACACCTGGAGAAGATCTCCCCGACAAACCATGTGACGAAGATCAGCGTGCCGCTGTTTGTGATTCAGGGCGCGAACGACCCCCGCGTTCCGGCGTCGGAGGCGGAGCAGATCGTCACGGCCGTACGGGAGAGCGGAAGGGAGGCATGGTACATGCTGGCCCTCGACGAGGGGCACGGCTTCCGCAAGAAGACGAACCGCGACGCCATGGGTTATGCGCTGGCTCTCTTCTGGGAGACCTACCTGCTTCAGGAGTAG
- a CDS encoding PKD domain-containing protein has product MRTSPRTLIIFGVIAALAMVVGCGRDATRTDDIPTGIPVVAGEQPGDGLLADALSWTVVNGGAAPAIELRRGASTMTWTPGDLVALNSADQVVWTASPVSVTPTDDHGTVVLESVYGSGIDLVLSESAGALTTALRFDSALSLPADAEVFEIRARQSYGSRVTAYTDAGAVTVGTEAVTLDGVGFTTGRTDLVHVPAVLAWDSDHANTPWIASRVAVLAPGEAETGFRMDASWLQNTELAWPATVAPALRDANDEPIIGSLHVDPAVPESLMAMLAATYMVANHAELSVLVEWGDGSTDSFSSNLPAYMFHTYAADGTYTVAFQVTHTSGNVAREEVEVTVGVAGTAAVTEIPFEWTAVSYGDCDWAVRRDDHTSDPGTALPFPVALGGQSFTHFRMDTNGYAILGDASVGYGPGYGPLWGITGYYGNSTDTFILAAYDDLTSDDEGFAGFVLGSDQVLFHWNEETYYDEGDGYLNEFQAVLSAGSEVQWNFNTANYTGWDYDLFTGLYFGGDGSDSSGVLIEIIRDEIPTNRSWVYR; this is encoded by the coding sequence ATGCGTACCTCCCCCCGTACTCTGATCATCTTCGGCGTGATTGCGGCACTGGCCATGGTTGTTGGCTGCGGTCGTGACGCCACCCGTACCGACGACATCCCGACCGGGATTCCGGTGGTTGCCGGTGAGCAGCCCGGCGACGGACTCCTCGCCGACGCGCTTTCCTGGACCGTGGTCAATGGCGGGGCAGCCCCCGCGATCGAACTGCGCCGGGGAGCCAGCACCATGACCTGGACCCCGGGCGACCTCGTGGCGCTCAACAGCGCGGATCAAGTGGTCTGGACCGCCTCGCCCGTCTCCGTCACGCCGACGGACGACCACGGCACGGTGGTTCTGGAGAGCGTCTACGGCTCCGGGATCGACCTGGTTCTCTCCGAGTCCGCGGGCGCTCTTACGACGGCGCTCCGCTTTGACTCCGCCCTCTCCCTCCCGGCGGATGCCGAAGTCTTCGAGATCCGTGCACGCCAGTCTTACGGCAGCCGCGTGACGGCCTATACGGACGCCGGGGCCGTGACAGTCGGCACCGAGGCCGTGACGCTGGACGGCGTGGGCTTCACAACCGGACGGACCGACCTCGTCCATGTCCCGGCGGTTCTGGCGTGGGATTCGGATCACGCCAACACGCCGTGGATCGCCTCCCGCGTGGCGGTGCTCGCGCCGGGCGAGGCGGAGACGGGTTTCCGCATGGACGCATCCTGGCTGCAGAATACGGAGCTTGCGTGGCCCGCGACGGTGGCACCCGCGCTGCGTGACGCGAATGACGAACCCATCATCGGCAGCCTCCATGTGGATCCGGCAGTCCCCGAATCGTTGATGGCGATGCTGGCCGCCACCTACATGGTGGCCAACCATGCGGAACTCTCCGTGCTGGTCGAGTGGGGCGATGGATCGACCGACTCGTTCTCCTCCAACCTTCCGGCCTACATGTTCCACACCTACGCCGCGGACGGAACCTACACGGTGGCCTTCCAGGTCACGCACACCTCCGGCAATGTGGCACGCGAGGAAGTCGAGGTCACTGTCGGCGTGGCGGGAACCGCTGCCGTCACGGAGATTCCCTTCGAGTGGACCGCAGTGTCCTACGGCGATTGCGACTGGGCCGTTCGGAGAGACGACCATACCAGTGACCCCGGTACGGCGCTTCCCTTCCCGGTCGCGCTGGGCGGGCAGAGCTTCACCCACTTCCGGATGGACACAAACGGATACGCCATCCTGGGAGACGCGAGCGTGGGATACGGTCCGGGCTACGGGCCTCTGTGGGGGATCACCGGATACTACGGCAACTCGACCGACACCTTCATTCTTGCAGCCTATGACGACTTGACCTCGGACGACGAGGGCTTCGCCGGTTTTGTGCTGGGAAGCGACCAGGTTCTCTTCCACTGGAATGAGGAGACCTACTACGACGAGGGAGATGGCTACCTGAACGAGTTTCAGGCGGTCCTGAGTGCGGGCAGCGAGGTCCAGTGGAACTTCAACACGGCTAACTACACGGGTTGGGACTACGACCTCTTCACCGGGCTCTATTTCGGTGGTGACGGAAGCGACAGCTCCGGCGTGTTGATCGAGATCATCAGGGACGAGATTCCGACAAACCGTTCCTGGGTCTATCGGTAG